The genomic interval GGGCATCTAATTTATCTTCATAGATTTATAgccttatttttttttcttttctcgtGGTGTGGTCCCGCACCTCCAATTCCTAACCATAATGAcattagaaaataaaaagttCACAGCAACTGACAAAAGTAACCATTTGAACATTTAGTTTGAGCATTCATTAAATAAGCAAgctgaaaaaagaagaaaaacataaaaacaaaacaaGGGAAATTTAACAAGATATCTTGACAAACCAGAGCCAATTGGTTGATCTGATCATCCGTAAAATCACTGTCGATCATCACATCCAAGAAATCTTGTCTCTCACAAACACCAGCAGTTCcccttttctctcttctttctttgatgaccCACTCCCACTTTGCACAAATCCTCGCGAGCACGTCCTTGCACTTCTTCTGTCGCCTCTGAAGATCCAGACCACCCAAAACTGGATAAAAATCGCTTAAATTTGGAGCAGAAACCGCCTCAATTAGTTCCGACACAAGCCCTTTCATCCCCATATGCATATCCTCATTCTCAGTCTCATCCCCCACGCTGATAAAATCTCTGGACACGAAAACATTACTCAACATATTAAACACAGTCCCAAAAACAACTTCCCCAACTCCCACCGCCTTCCCTTCCATTCCCTCTAAAAATTTCACCATCTCCATCACTTTTCTCTCCCGCATACAAGCTTGAGACTGCAATGCTCCGCCGGAAAAAAGCTCTGTTCTGCAAATTGTGCGCAACAGCTTCCATTTATCGTTGCAATCCAGAGCCCAACCTAGGGAGTTGCCATTGAGTTCCGGCCTCCTCATCGGCAGGGCGCTTGGAACGTAGCGGCCGGAGAAAATTCGATCGTGGGTCTTCAGAATTTCCTCGGCGGCGGCCGGCGAAGAGCCCACGACGAGGACTTGGGTCCCGAGTCTGAGGGAGATGAGGGGGCCGTAGGATTGGGCGTAGTGGGTCAGAGTGATGTGGGGCATTTTGCCCATGTGGAGAATGTTGCCGAGGATCGGCCATGGCCGCGGCCCGGGTGGTAGTGAAGGGGGTTTTGCAGGGTTTAAAGGTTTGAAGTGTTTGATGATGAGAAAGAGCAGAGGGAGGAGAAGGAAGAGGAAGGAGACGGAGAAGACTTCCATGGGAGTCGGTAAAGCCGTCAATCGGGTGGATATTGTTTACTCATATCCAGTCCTCGATCGTTCCAAGCAATTGGTGCTGCATGTTTTGGCAATTTCAATTATTATTTCTGTCATATTATAAATTCCATCCACTCATTAATACTTCTTATTCCCTTTCTTTGTACTTCTTTTACTTATAATCCTTCCCTTATCTCTATCGCGTCAATACTTAATCCTTCCTCTATAAAATTTTgttttcccccttttgatataTTGGCATGTTCCCGATTTCCTTTTCAGAGGTAGGCCACAGAATATTTTAGGAAGCAAATTGATTGCATTGTTAACCAAATTTAGATTGCTTTCCCTACTGTTGCCCCACATACTGTTTTTTGTTGTACTAGACTAGTAATCCTGTTGCCTTCTACTCACTCAACTTCATAAATTTTCAGCTATATGGCATAATTTGATGATTTACCCCAAATATATAAGTGGAAAGCTAACCACCGGCAGCCAAGAGGAGATTAAAGCCTAACATTGATTAGGacagttaccacccaagtcaatCGGCTGGCTAGAGCAATTGACGCCCACTGACGAGAGCAATCTATGCCAACGCTACAATAGCCGAAGCGATTCACACCCGCAccataactcgccaataaatgaCATATCACTCTCGGATCAAATTCCATCACTTTAAATAGGGGTTCAGAGAAGAGGTAGCTGTGACGCCCTGCTtttcctaccatttttttttttttttacaataataaacaataatcaatcatctatcaaatatctctgataccatgataacAATGTCAACCCAGTTCATAGTGGAATACCGGGGATATATCTGTTTATAAATACACACTATCCATACAACGGAATACATAAAGTGTTTGAatcccatatacaataccagagtactataacctccacacatatacatatatatcctcaaaaatccataaaatactctaggggttatacaaaacatatccctAACTCGAAATCACTTGCCCTGAATACTAgggttgtaacgacccaaaaactcatgccatttttttttttagactgtaaaattatattactctgatacctcttataaaatctactataatATCTCGGTCCCAAAGAGGACACCCAGAATTCTTGTTCATAGAAACAAAACACCTATgtagcgaaaaatataaattacatcaccataattacaataccagagttttagtagtttccaaacatacatacacatctctCCAAAATCATCCACCAGAACCCCTAagaactactcaaaaatacaactcccaaaATCACATACCCTACATACAAGGCAGTACAAGGGTCTCCTCTATTTCTGAGtttgatctgctcgtctaactggatcacctgaaataattataaatactaggatgagacaactcttaataaaatgaaatatgttattaccagtgtgtggcaaatgagtcaacGTGAGTAACATATTTATTAATCAGGCTGTAACTGAGATAACATATAAAAATAAGATAcatcataactcacacttatgtcatttaaaatacaagtgtttattaactttctacttaatcatacttttaggtactttatatatatactttctgttttctgaaaatctatatacatatatacatatatatatatatatatatatatatatatatatataactgtgaaaacttccctaaatGGATAATTTTATGTCaagatttaacccctcatgactgggttgtgcggcccgtgggctggacttaaTACTAGCTGGCATACCGGGGTAAGTCAACTAAAAACCTCTGTCGTTAGATTGGCCACCTCAACCTGGACAACCAGGGATTCTTTGTCTCTCCCAAGGTacaatcgactactcataaattccacagtctatttgagatgtgtggttgcactatgaactgtaatagttacggtaccgtactctgtaatctaatttggtccattagggtctgattgtagtgacccgaagaataatagtatttaaataataaagagggagagaaatggaaacagtaacagaaggaggtagccaacttcgttgacgaacgctttacgttcatcgacgacattgcattttggaggtaaaaatttccaagaaaatttcccaggcctcgtcgacgaacacatgagtttcgtcgacgagaagataccgagagaggatttttgagaagtctgaaatttgtcgatgaaggtacaagtttgtcgacgaacttgcaacagggctcgtcgacgaggggacgctgctcgtcgacgaatcccatagtataaatagtgcaaaacttcgAATTAACTCAGAAATGCAGTGCCGCTTTCTCTCCTATGGTCCCTCttctatctctcttcgatttcggtcccTTTAGTCGCTGGAttgatgatctaaggccaccacgacgctcttggcggagttctcttcaagtctgctggagcgaatcgttggtggaataaagtcggaattcatcccaaatctagggtaaggtattttattcggaatttgggttttcagcagttgtaagaaatgtaatagatgtagaaatagcaatgttttgttctgaaatttatggtcttcagggtgttgagtgaagaaccctgcgggtgtaggacccattacAGTATGAGGGTTTTagaagaaatcaggtaagggaaatatgctatgctaggttatttgagaatgatttcagtatcaaattataaatgttctaccaaaatatttttcacagcagagatttatacagCTTATCAAGCATGATTAATATGcttaaaattactgtgtgactagagaatataaatataatacagaAATATGTTCTACagtattttcctgagttatgttttacagaatatacagatagtggatatattttatagtaattacaggataccatgattatatagttgatacagatacagtttacagtaccatgacatatagttttataGTTTATCTatgaaatacagttgatacagatgcAGTTTATCATCGCGTCATGGTtcatacagttattatagaatcatggtaaaacagatagttgtatatagagatgtattatatagtatcagaccttgttggaccatacagtttgtaaacaccccaattttaactaggccttATGTCAAACCTTCCCACAttgtttgtggaccccacatatcttTGTAGGTCCTACGCTGCTTGTgtccccacacatctttgtaggtcccacactgtaTTTGGACCCCCatacatccttgtaggtcccacgttgtttgtggaccccacacatttttGTAGGTCCCACGCAGCTTGTGGacccccacacatccttgtaggtcccacgctgcttgtggaccccacaaaTTTTGTAGGTTCCacgctgcttgtggaccccacatgtcTCCATTGGAGCCCACATGGTTTATaggccccacatctcctggtacgctag from Malania oleifera isolate guangnan ecotype guangnan chromosome 9, ASM2987363v1, whole genome shotgun sequence carries:
- the LOC131164683 gene encoding probable (S)-N-methylcoclaurine 3'-hydroxylase isozyme 2, with protein sequence MEVFSVSFLFLLLPLLFLIIKHFKPLNPAKPPSLPPGPRPWPILGNILHMGKMPHITLTHYAQSYGPLISLRLGTQVLVVGSSPAAAEEILKTHDRIFSGRYVPSALPMRRPELNGNSLGWALDCNDKWKLLRTICRTELFSGGALQSQACMRERKVMEMVKFLEGMEGKAVGVGEVVFGTVFNMLSNVFVSRDFISVGDETENEDMHMGMKGLVSELIEAVSAPNLSDFYPVLGGLDLQRRQKKCKDVLARICAKWEWVIKERREKRGTAGVCERQDFLDVMIDSDFTDDQINQLALELLTAGTDTSSGTIEWVMAELIKNPVSMKKVQEELAKEIGKDMVKEYNLSQLSYLQACVKEALRLHPPGPFLLPHRALDSCKVMNYTIPKNAQVIVNVWAIGRDLLNWEDPLVFKPERFLNSSLDFKGSNFEYLPFGAGRRICPGLPMAAKQIPLVLASLIHLFDWSLPNGNDPSNLDMGEKFGITLQKREPLLLIPKTRK